The Hypanus sabinus isolate sHypSab1 chromosome 31, sHypSab1.hap1, whole genome shotgun sequence genome window below encodes:
- the LOC132383648 gene encoding probable G-protein coupled receptor 139 encodes MAAADLMVVIVVIFLERINYIYLFANFLLITPACSLLLVLSHASRVCSVWLTVAFTFDRCVAICCEKQRNRYCTKRTATVVVATVSAACCAEAIPFYFAVDRWSCVPVAEYYTSPLWKAYEIFDSITTPLLPICLILLFNISTVKRIIATNRVRQVLRNSSENRSDPELANRRKSMILLFALSVNFILLWMPYVVHSRNWQIENYSYTDRYLSKPTYILQQCGFMLSFLSTCTNTCIYGLTQRKFREELKNGVKYLFVATGEICK; translated from the coding sequence atggcggcaGCTGATCTGATGGTGGTCATCGTTGTTATTTTCTTAGAGAGGATAAATTACATCTACTTGTTTGCTAATTTCTTACTCATAACTCCGGCGTGTTCTCTGTTACTTGTACTGAGTCACGCAAGCAGGGTCTGTTCCGTTTGGTTGACGgttgctttcactttcgatcgttgtgtcgccatctgctgtgagAAGCAGCGGAACCGATATTGCACCAAGAGAACAGCGACTGTGGTGGTGGCAACCGTGAGTGCAGCGTGTTGTGCCGAGGCCATTCCATTTTACTTTGCTGTCGATCGATGGAGTTGTGTCCCCGTAGCTGAATACTACACATCACCCCTGTGGAAAGCTTACGAGATATTTGACAGCATCACAACACCGTTACTACCAATCTGTTTAATTCTGCTCTTTAATATTTCCACCGTCAAGCGGATTATAGCGACAAATAGAGTTCGCCAGGTGCTTCGGAACAGCAGCGAAAATCGTAGTGATCCAGAGTTGGCAAACCGAAGGAAGTCAATGATTCTGTTGTTCGCTCTTTCAGTAAATTTtatattactttggatgccctACGTCGTACATTCAAGGAACTGGCAAATAGAAAACTATTCCTACACAGACAGATATTTGAGCAAACCGACCTATATCCTGCAGCAATGTGGGTTTATGTTGTCTTTTCTcagcacctgcaccaacacgtgtatctatggactgacacagagaAAGTTCAGGGAGGAGCTAAAAAATGGAGTGAAGTATCTGTTTGTAGCAacgggagagatttgtaaataa